In the genome of Verrucomicrobiia bacterium, the window AGCGAAGAAGAGAATGGCTACTTCAACGCGCGAGAGGTTAAAGGCATACGCGCAAATACCCAGGATAATGGAGGCAACCAAGTGTACCCGGGCATTTTGCTCGGTTTCTACAAGCCGAACAAGCCCGCGGAAGGCGTAGTAAAAGCTGCGGAAAAACCTGCGGTAACTAAATGCTCTCATAGGGTACGGGTGGAATATGGAGAGAATGCTTTGCGAGTACTTCTAGTATACGCCGCTCTTCGCTGATCCATGCAGCAAAATCCGTCTCGTGGTCGTAACAGAGGAGGTGGAGAAGCCCATGGTGGACCAGTTGGATGAGGGATTCTTGGTATTCCTCTGCTTTTTCCGGGCAGATCACAATGCTGCCAAGTAATGTTGGTTGCTGGCGCGCATGTTCCCTCAGGGTTTCAAAATCAGGAAAGGTGGGAAAGCTGAGGACGTCGGTTGGCTCGTCTATGTCGCGCTGCTGCTTGTTGAGGAGCTGCATTTGCTCGCGGTCAATGAGGGCCACGTCAACCAAGAAGCTTAGGTCCGGAAACGCCTCATCATACCCTTCTATAAAGGGCTGGAGGGAGCCTGATCCAATCTGTTCCGCATCCCGCTCGGTGAGGGCAAATGTCAAAGCCATAGGTACCTAGTAGAGTTCGTTAACAAGGCGGGCGGCGGTTTGACCATCTACACCCCCGTCAAACTTGGCCACGGCGGCTTTAATAAGCTCGCCTTTGTGGCGGGGCTCCAAGGCGCCTAATTCCGCAGCTTTTTCCTTAAGGAAGGCACGGACAGTGTCTTCATCTGCGGCAGCTGGCAGGTAGCGGGAGAGAATGGCGGCTTCTGCCTCTTCGGCCTCCGCTCGTTCGGTGCTGTTCCCCTGCTTGTAGAGGGTGGCAGCTTCGTGGCGCTTCTTTACTTCCTTGCGGATGATAGCGATGGCGTCTTGGTCACTTACTTCTCCCTGTTTGGCGATGGAGGCGTTTTTGAGTTCTGACTGAAGCATACGCAAAACCGAGACGGTTGTAGCGTCTCGGTTAAGCATGGCTTGCTTCAGGTCAGCACTGAGCTGGTCACTGAGCATAGGTGCAATTTAGGTTAGTACCACTGCTTTTCGTCGCGCAACTGGGCGCGGCGAACGGCGGCAGTCTTCCGTGCAAAACGGTTTGGCTCCTTCAAAAAATGCTGGCGGTCACGCACTGAACGGAGAATGCTGTGAGCCTGAAGAAGGCGGTTAAACCGACGGAGAACCTGCTGGTTCGTTTCTTTCTCTTTCTTGAGAACAATCATTTCGGGTGGAACCTGATTTAGATCTGAATAGTACCGACTTACTGTACCAGAAGGCTTGAATCTGATCAAGCGTTTATATTTGGGTCCTTCATATGGAGGCAGGCGCCGCCCAAGAGGTGGACATGCAAGTGGGGCACAACCTGGTGGGCGTTAGGGCCAATATTGGTCACAAACCGGTAACCAGTCTCTGCAATCCCCTCGTTTGCAGCAATTTCAGCCAGTTTGTTCATAAGTTCCCACAATAAGTCCTTGCTGTCGCTCATGAGAAGCTCGTGCATGCTCTTAAAGGGGTGCTTGGTAATCCCAAGGTAGTGGATGGGGGCATCCTTCTTAATATCTTCAATGACGATGATTCGTTCGTTCTCAAAAATAATGTTGGCAGGCGCTTCGCGGTCGATGATCTTGCTGAAAATGCTCTTATCGCTCATAGGAGGTCTTTGCTCTTAAGGAAATCTCGGTATACGTCTTTGATCCAACGGGTTTGGAGCTTGAGGATGTCCCCTGCTCCCCGGGTGCGGATCTCTCGGTTTACGATACCACCCTTATGCGGATAACGGTACTTCTGTTTCAGGGGTGAATGGAAGCCATGGGCATAATGGGCAAACTCGTGGAGGAGTGTGCCTTGGATGACGTACTCTGGCACGGTTTCGTCCTTAAAAAGCGAATTGATGGTGATGTACGTCACTGGTAGGCGGTACCCAGCGGTGGGTTTGGCGATGATGCTACCAAAGCGTGTCCGGCTCTCACGTCCAAAACGCACCAAAATGGTGTTTTCAATGGGCACGTCGGCAAAGTAGGTGCTGTGGATGTGGTCGAGCTGTTCGGCCAACCATTTGTTATCGCGCATGCTTCTAGGCTACCACATGATGTGTCTAACACCCCCGGTCATGTGCTTGTACTTTACCTGTAACCAATCTGAAGTATTCATTATCTATATTGACAAATATGCTCATCCGTGGTATATTTCGAACCATGCTTATTACCCGTATTATTCGGGGGGGTGTACGAGCTTCACTGCTTGTACAACATAAATTATCGCAGTCGCGGATGTGGATTCCCACAGAAATGTGGCGTCCGGCACGTGCACTGCTTGTTACATCACTCGTCGTGCGTGGGCTTATGCCTACCGCACTTGTGGCACCAGCTACAGCTGTAGCTGCCGGCCCTGACGACGCGGACCCTTCACCGCGCTTGGTGCGCGTGAGTGTGGAAGCCCAAGAGGCTCTCTACCTTACTCGCACCGAGGATCTATCATTAACCATTGCTTCCTCTGTGTTGCAGCCTATTCAGGTTGGTACCAGCGAGGCTGATGCTCGTGTTGCTGCGGAAGCAGCTGCGCGTGTTGAGGCTGAACGGGTTGCCGCCGAACAGGCCCGCATTAAGGCGGAAGAAGAGCGTAAGGCTGCTGAAGCACGCCGTGTTGCAGCTGCCAAGAAGGCCGCTGAGGCACGTAAGCTTGCGCAAGCAGCTCCCGCCTCTGTTAATGTAAGCCCGGTTACGTCCACAGGACGTGCCGAGAACGAGCAAATCGTTCGCGAAGCTGCTGCCAAGTATGGCGTAGACGTGAACCTGCTCCTCCGCATTGGTATGTGTGAGTCTGGCCTACGGTCAGAGGCACGCAACAAGAGCGGATCGGCTGCATCTGGAATGTTCCAGTTCATGCCGAGCACCTTCCGTGGTACGCCACAGGGTAAGGCTGGGATGTCAATCTTTGACCCCCGTGCCAACGCTGAGGCTGCTGCCTGGAAGATCTCACAAGGCGGACTTCGTGCCTGGAACGCTTCCAAGCACTGTTGGAACCGCTAACGGGCAGCCGACTCTCACCGGCAGAAACACATAAAATGGTTTCTGTTCGGTGGTGCCGGACTGCTAGCAAAAAAGACCCCCAACGGGGTCTTTTTTGTGTGCTAATAGCTTATTACAGTATCGGGGTGGACTACCTCAACCCAGGTATTGCCGCGGACAAGCTTCATTTCTGAGCCATCGGCGTTATAGTACCGGGTTCGCTCATTTCCTGAGCGCTTCCATGTTCCTACGGTGGCGATACCGTTATTAAGCACAACAACCTTGCCAGATCCGGTAAGGGTGAACTTACCTACTACCTTACCCCCGCTGCTGGTCACCTGTACGCTCTGAACGGTCTGCAGGACGATGTTCTTAGTGGTAATCACCTCTCCCGTGTCGGCGTCCTTGTGAGCTAGGCCTGCCATGGCACGCGCGTAGGTATTGGTTTTAGGGTCAAACGCCCATTTCACACCAAAAGAGGCGGAGGAGAAATCGATGGAAACATTCTGCGCTGCTCCCCTACTTGCCTCGGGTGCCTCATCGGTAAAGAGAAGTGGCTCATACCCGCCCGCCTGTTCATACTTTTTACTGGTGATGTGGTTCCATAGCTTCCCCGTAGAGCTGAACATGGTATGTTCCGTGCTTACATTCCGGCTGAAATCACGCTTGAAAGTGGGCTCACCAATGGCAAACTGGTCAAGGTCCGTGATTCCGCCATTGGCTTGAATGCTGGCCAGGGCGTCGCTGTTCCCGCCCACATGGGCCAGGAAGGCGTTGTATTCGCGTGCGTAGTCCAGGTAGTAGGTGCGGACACTCCGTACCGGCCCAACGCGGACATCCTTTGTATTGGCATCGGCATAAAGGGCAAGGAAG includes:
- the ybeY gene encoding rRNA maturation RNase YbeY, coding for MALTFALTERDAEQIGSGSLQPFIEGYDEAFPDLSFLVDVALIDREQMQLLNKQQRDIDEPTDVLSFPTFPDFETLREHARQQPTLLGSIVICPEKAEEYQESLIQLVHHGLLHLLCYDHETDFAAWISEERRILEVLAKHSLHIPPVPYESI
- a CDS encoding GatB/YqeY domain-containing protein — encoded protein: MLSDQLSADLKQAMLNRDATTVSVLRMLQSELKNASIAKQGEVSDQDAIAIIRKEVKKRHEAATLYKQGNSTERAEAEEAEAAILSRYLPAAADEDTVRAFLKEKAAELGALEPRHKGELIKAAVAKFDGGVDGQTAARLVNELY
- a CDS encoding 30S ribosomal protein S21; translated protein: MIVLKKEKETNQQVLRRFNRLLQAHSILRSVRDRQHFLKEPNRFARKTAAVRRAQLRDEKQWY
- a CDS encoding HIT domain-containing protein: MSDKSIFSKIIDREAPANIIFENERIIVIEDIKKDAPIHYLGITKHPFKSMHELLMSDSKDLLWELMNKLAEIAANEGIAETGYRFVTNIGPNAHQVVPHLHVHLLGGACLHMKDPNINA
- a CDS encoding transglycosylase SLT domain-containing protein — encoded protein: MWIPTEMWRPARALLVTSLVVRGLMPTALVAPATAVAAGPDDADPSPRLVRVSVEAQEALYLTRTEDLSLTIASSVLQPIQVGTSEADARVAAEAAARVEAERVAAEQARIKAEEERKAAEARRVAAAKKAAEARKLAQAAPASVNVSPVTSTGRAENEQIVREAAAKYGVDVNLLLRIGMCESGLRSEARNKSGSAASGMFQFMPSTFRGTPQGKAGMSIFDPRANAEAAAWKISQGGLRAWNASKHCWNR
- a CDS encoding DUF3048 domain-containing protein, which translates into the protein RKLDGAMVEPGQENIRPLGIMIENHPEARPQAGLAEADWVYEAIAEGGITRFLALYADANTKDVRVGPVRSVRTYYLDYAREYNAFLAHVGGNSDALASIQANGGITDLDQFAIGEPTFKRDFSRNVSTEHTMFSSTGKLWNHITSKKYEQAGGYEPLLFTDEAPEASRGAAQNVSIDFSSASFGVKWAFDPKTNTYARAMAGLAHKDADTGEVITTKNIVLQTVQSVQVTSSGGKVVGKFTLTGSGKVVVLNNGIATVGTWKRSGNERTRYYNADGSEMKLVRGNTWVEVVHPDTVISY